One window of Medicago truncatula cultivar Jemalong A17 chromosome 2, MtrunA17r5.0-ANR, whole genome shotgun sequence genomic DNA carries:
- the LOC11415426 gene encoding GEM-like protein 2 encodes MNYNHREIPVTEGTITSTGMHNNINNPYVQLSPANPSSAAANRPNPMDKVSGAINNCSRKVGEATRHAENMVDSIWNHVRMSSSPADAAMARLVQGTKVIANGGSEKLFQQTFGVFSGEKLLKQYVCYISTTASGPVIGTLYITTKRLAFCSDYPMCHHPFSLQHQCLYYKVVIQLGQLGTVTPATNRFNSREKYIEIFTVDGYEFLFMGFVSYDRALKTLNEVLHQYGNHSSGNVNGHLL; translated from the exons atgaacTACAATCATAGAGAAATTCCTGTTACTGAAGGAACAATTACTAGTACAGGCATGCACAACAATATCAACAACCCTTATGTTCAGCTTTCTCCTGCTAACCCTTCTTCTGCAGCTGCCAACC GTCCTAATCCAATGGATAAAGTAAGTGGTGCAATAAATAATTGTAGTAGGAAGGTTGGAGAAGCAACTAGACATGCTGAGAACATGGTTGACAGTATTTGGAATCATG TCAGAATGAGTTCTAGTCCAGCTGATGCTGCAATGGCTAGATTAGTTCAAGGAACAAAAGTGATTGCAAATGGAGGGTCTGAGAAGCTATTTCAGCAAACATTTGGAGTGTTTTCAGGAGAGAAACTACTGAAGCAGTATGTTTGTTACATATCAACAACTGCTTCAGGACCTGTAATTGGAACACTTTATATAACAACTAAAAGGTTGGCATTTTGCAGTGACTATCCAATGTGTCATCATCCATTCTCCTTGCAGCATCAATGCTTGTACTATAAG GTGGTAATACAGCTGGGTCAGTTGGGGACAGTTACTCCTGCAACAAATAGATTTAACTCAAGAGAAAAATACATCGAGATTTTCACAGTGGATGGTTATGAGTTCTTGTTTATGGGGTTTGTGTCATATGACAGGGCTCTCAAAACTCTGAATGAGGTTCTACACCAATATGGCAACCATTCCAGTGGAAATGTTAATGGTCACCTGTTGTGA